One genomic window of Gracilinanus agilis isolate LMUSP501 unplaced genomic scaffold, AgileGrace unplaced_scaffold52114, whole genome shotgun sequence includes the following:
- the LOC123255778 gene encoding interleukin-17 receptor D-like, with translation VALDLWEDLQICREGQKEWVTQKIRESQFVIVVCSKGMKYFVEKKSCRHRGGRQGSGGSGDGGELFLVAVATVADRLRQAKQSSEELGKFIAVYFDYSCEGDVPGVLDLSTKYKLMDHLPQLYSHLHSRYAGPPDADLYPANLSKRNYFRSKSGRALYVAICNMHQFIDQEPNWFEKQFLPFPPPLPHHQDPILKKFDSGLVLNQAAEAAVLGAGAPDPHPLLPRLSLEEDLVSQDVHDGSCVLRPLLHTVKAVSPLDMPRDSGIYDSSVPSSELSLPLMEGLLIDQMETSSITGSVSSSSGLGEEEPPVLPSKCIDAGACKAGLSGHSFTDELPAVGPL, from the exons GTTGCCCTAGACCTGTGGGAAGACCTCCAGATCTGTAGGGAAGGGCAGAAGGAGTGGGTCACCCAGAAGATCCGGGAGTCCCAGTTTGTCATCGTCGTGTGTTCCAAGGGGATGAAGTACTTTGTGGAGAAGAAGAGCTGTAGGCACAGGGGAGGGAGGCAAGGCTCAGGGGGCTCCGGGGATGGAGGCGAGCTCTTCCTGGTGGCTGTGGCCACCGTGGCTGACAGACTACGCCAGGCCAAGCAGAGCTCGGAGGAGCTGGGCAAGTTCATTGCTGTCTACTTTGATTACTCGTGCGAGGGTGACGTTCCCGGAGTCCTGGATCTGAGCACCAAATACAAGCTCATGGATCACCTCCCCCAGCTCTATTCCCATCTACACTCGCGGTATGCCGGCCCGCCAGACGCGGACCTCTACCCTGCCAACCTCAGCAAGAGAAATTACTTTCGGAGCAAGTCAGGGCGTGCTCTCTACGTGGCCATCTGCAACATGCACCAATTTATCGATCAGGAGCCCAACTGGTTTGAGAAGCagttcctccctttccctcctcccctaccGCATCATCAGGATCCCATCCTGAAGAAATTTGACTCTGGTTTGGTGCTGAATCAGGCGGCAGAAGCTGCTGTCCTCGGTGCTGGTGCTCCAGACCCTCATCCGCTCCTGCCCCGCTTAAGCCTGGAAGAAGATCTGGTCTCCCAGGACGTTCACGATGGCAGCTGCGTTCTCCGACCCTTGCTGCACACGGTGAAGGCAGTCAGTCCTCTCGATATGCCTAGGGATTCGGGCATCTATGACTCTTCTGTGCCATCATCAGAGTTGTCGCTGCCTCTAATGGAAGGACTTTTGATAGACCAAATGGAGACCTCTTCAATCACAGGAAGTGTCTCCTCTTCTTCAGGCTTAG gtGAAGAGGAGCCTCCTGTCCTCCCTTCCAAGTGCATCGATGCTGGAGCCTGCAAAGCCGGACTCAGCGGGCACAGTTTCACCGACGAACTCCCGGCGGTCGGCCCGTTATAA